A DNA window from Legionella sp. MW5194 contains the following coding sequences:
- a CDS encoding biliverdin-producing heme oxygenase: protein MPKFTEALLAATYKNGKPSGALTDVHAKAEHHRFKKDYLFKDKAIPKGVYASRLIQHYLIIQSLEVHLQALSTEKESAVSAFFILSYLNELWRTPAIEKDLQQLGINPKDIRPSEVAPATTKYLEKIHNASPQALLTHFLVHVAGFMHGGNIILNKYIKPSNELTDYHISTHQYDFSAAFTRLPEKSRSTLGLYQEMMTHLDTRQLSSTDYDEVVNEALCVYEAMTGIYDDLCEMHARQPLVSSSAIAKVGVSLMVVAWVLKWLFDLFNPVANSLPAATP from the coding sequence ATGCCAAAATTCACTGAAGCCTTGTTGGCCGCAACCTACAAGAATGGCAAACCCAGCGGTGCACTGACGGACGTGCATGCCAAAGCGGAACATCACCGCTTTAAAAAGGACTATCTGTTTAAAGACAAGGCCATACCGAAGGGAGTGTATGCTTCTCGCCTGATTCAACATTATTTAATTATCCAAAGCCTGGAAGTGCATCTTCAGGCACTTTCCACAGAAAAAGAATCAGCTGTCAGCGCTTTTTTTATTTTATCTTACTTAAACGAACTCTGGCGCACGCCGGCCATTGAGAAGGATTTGCAGCAACTGGGCATTAATCCGAAAGACATCAGGCCGAGTGAGGTTGCTCCTGCAACGACGAAGTACCTGGAAAAAATCCATAATGCATCCCCGCAGGCGCTACTGACCCATTTTCTGGTGCATGTCGCTGGGTTTATGCATGGCGGTAATATCATTCTCAACAAGTACATAAAACCCAGTAATGAATTGACCGATTATCACATCTCAACCCATCAATATGATTTTTCCGCCGCCTTTACCCGCTTGCCTGAAAAAAGCCGTTCAACCCTGGGCCTGTACCAGGAGATGATGACGCATCTTGATACCAGACAGCTTTCATCAACTGACTATGACGAGGTGGTTAACGAGGCCCTGTGTGTTTATGAAGCCATGACCGGGATTTATGACGACCTATGTGAGATGCATGCCCGTCAACCCCTTGTTTCATCCTCGGCAATTGCCAAGGTCGGCGTCAGTTTAATGGTTGTCGCCTGGGTATTAAAATGGCTCTTTGATTTATTCAATCCAGTCGCCAATAGCCTGCCGGCAGCCACTCCTTAA
- a CDS encoding N-acetylmuramoyl-L-alanine amidase: MTLSLGLLVLTFSIQAFAFSCHEPQPIIQKPIQFDKERVALTRDYQRHHYGIDSESIAIEPKMVVLHWTMLPTMDIVFRLFNPPALPKNSPRRNELPGDLNVSSHFLVDKDGRIYQLMPETWMARHSIGLNHYAIGIENVGGVDGKDDLTEEQVRANAFLVCYLKAKYPQIENVIGHNEYLNYKNTPLWLEKDPNYYTDKTDPGPTFVNRVKQRIAAS; the protein is encoded by the coding sequence ATGACCTTATCGCTGGGCTTGCTTGTTTTAACCTTCAGTATTCAGGCCTTCGCGTTTTCCTGCCATGAGCCTCAGCCCATTATTCAAAAACCAATCCAGTTTGATAAAGAGCGCGTTGCGTTGACGCGCGACTATCAACGGCATCATTACGGCATTGATTCCGAATCCATCGCCATTGAGCCTAAGATGGTTGTCTTGCATTGGACGATGCTGCCGACCATGGACATTGTTTTTCGTCTGTTTAATCCGCCCGCCTTGCCCAAAAATTCGCCGCGGCGTAACGAATTACCGGGGGATTTAAACGTGTCCAGTCATTTCCTGGTGGACAAAGACGGTCGCATTTATCAGTTAATGCCGGAAACCTGGATGGCGAGACACAGCATTGGCTTAAACCACTATGCCATTGGCATTGAAAATGTCGGGGGCGTCGATGGCAAGGACGACCTCACGGAAGAACAGGTTCGTGCCAATGCGTTTCTCGTGTGTTACCTCAAAGCCAAATACCCTCAAATCGAGAACGTGATTGGTCACAATGAGTATTTAAATTATAAAAATACGCCCTTATGGCTGGAAAAAGATCCGAATTATTATACTGATAAAACCGACCCGGGCCCCACCTTTGTCAACAGGGTAAAACAGCGCATTGCTGCCTCCTAA
- a CDS encoding HlyD family secretion protein yields the protein MSQLFRQEVLDFKKTKNLGTVFINIPFNVYVLSFGMAVILSLMILFLCFAEYSEKYMVNGYLDYSKGFIPIYSGKSGLIVKGQMKNHQHVNQGDVLFKIDTSYSDAPSQNKILSRLNHQTRRLGQDIVRIKKELVVLKPLLAKKYISADVYNTKKDHLNELRNKKNQLEIERIQHQKRNAYLVQAPINGRLTVIHYQVGQQISPSDELVKIIPDNTDLLAEIQVPVKHAGFMSRNDPITLRYDAYPYERFGTYTAIIKDIDPVISVDKTAPHSEPYYRVRAKLGRQFVTVYGRQKGLQQGMTFSAVMTGTRRKVWQWIWEPINHFMGS from the coding sequence ATGAGTCAATTATTCAGGCAGGAAGTCCTTGACTTCAAAAAAACTAAAAATCTTGGCACGGTGTTCATTAATATTCCTTTTAATGTTTATGTCCTGTCGTTTGGTATGGCGGTTATTTTAAGTCTGATGATCCTGTTCCTGTGTTTTGCCGAGTATTCAGAAAAATACATGGTTAATGGCTATCTGGATTACTCTAAAGGGTTCATTCCGATTTACTCCGGCAAAAGCGGGCTGATAGTAAAGGGACAGATGAAAAATCATCAACATGTCAATCAAGGGGATGTTTTATTTAAAATAGACACCTCTTATTCGGATGCGCCCAGTCAAAATAAAATACTCAGCCGTCTTAATCATCAAACACGGCGGCTTGGCCAGGACATCGTGCGGATAAAAAAGGAACTCGTGGTTCTTAAGCCCCTGCTGGCAAAAAAATACATTTCAGCAGACGTGTATAACACTAAAAAAGATCACCTTAACGAGTTAAGAAATAAGAAAAATCAGCTGGAAATTGAGCGGATTCAGCATCAAAAACGAAATGCTTACCTCGTTCAGGCCCCGATTAACGGCAGGTTGACCGTAATTCATTACCAGGTTGGGCAGCAGATCAGTCCTTCTGACGAGTTGGTAAAAATCATTCCAGACAATACCGATCTCCTTGCTGAAATTCAGGTTCCGGTTAAACACGCCGGGTTTATGAGCAGAAATGATCCGATTACGCTTCGTTACGATGCGTATCCGTATGAGCGGTTTGGTACTTACACGGCGATCATTAAAGACATCGATCCGGTGATTAGTGTCGATAAGACAGCTCCCCATTCTGAGCCCTATTACAGGGTGCGGGCTAAGCTCGGCCGTCAATTTGTGACGGTCTATGGTCGGCAAAAAGGTTTGCAGCAGGGGATGACCTTTTCTGCTGTGATGACAGGTACACGTCGAAAAGTATGGCAATGGATTTGGGAACCCATTAACCATTTTATGGGAAGTTAA
- a CDS encoding HEAT repeat domain-containing protein — protein sequence MRKSFCILGVLFPMVLMAKTTIDLLGDEGSQADRVLRQYSGPIRALEESLHKLLLSDQLQAHPEKLNEAGKRKRALVDKIKKEYGYAYVDVSTVNYSSDSVYITIEVIRKEQAQRLRFIDDHRAVKHSARKDLIHDMERYNELGTTLFLNDQLNPEKLDCPFYHCTWGFEHPKLKPFYAPFQQGVSAQKSLILETLDADPDPERRAAAVFLVGHFDNPQEIIDLLLPHVLDNDSGIRNNAMRVIGTTLAKYKTARVNIEPFLHLLSSPYDTDRNKSLLVLLQVCDANRQKLIQEGKKSLLALLALKQPNNHEPAYQILKKISGKDYRDTDLESWKAWADSVQVTNE from the coding sequence ATGCGTAAATCATTTTGTATTTTGGGTGTTCTTTTTCCGATGGTCTTAATGGCTAAAACGACAATTGATCTGCTTGGCGACGAGGGAAGTCAGGCCGATCGTGTACTTAGGCAATACAGTGGGCCGATACGGGCCCTGGAAGAATCATTGCATAAATTGCTATTAAGTGATCAACTGCAGGCGCACCCCGAGAAGCTCAACGAGGCGGGTAAACGAAAAAGGGCTCTCGTTGATAAAATAAAAAAAGAGTACGGTTATGCGTATGTTGATGTATCGACAGTCAACTATTCGAGCGATTCTGTCTACATCACCATTGAAGTGATTCGCAAAGAGCAGGCTCAGCGTCTTCGCTTTATTGATGATCACAGAGCCGTGAAGCACAGTGCCAGGAAAGACCTCATCCATGACATGGAAAGGTACAATGAGCTGGGGACCACGTTGTTTTTAAATGATCAATTGAATCCCGAAAAACTGGATTGCCCCTTCTATCACTGTACCTGGGGGTTTGAGCATCCAAAATTAAAGCCTTTCTATGCGCCATTTCAACAGGGTGTCAGTGCACAGAAATCACTAATCCTCGAGACGCTTGATGCCGATCCGGATCCGGAAAGGCGCGCGGCGGCTGTGTTTTTAGTCGGGCATTTTGATAATCCTCAGGAAATCATTGATTTGTTGCTACCGCATGTTCTGGATAATGACAGTGGCATACGTAATAACGCCATGCGGGTGATAGGGACGACATTGGCCAAATACAAGACGGCGCGTGTCAACATCGAACCTTTCCTTCACTTGTTATCCTCACCCTATGACACAGATAGAAACAAATCCTTGTTGGTGCTGCTGCAGGTATGCGATGCCAATCGGCAAAAGCTGATTCAGGAGGGCAAAAAATCCTTGTTGGCTCTATTGGCATTAAAACAACCGAACAATCATGAGCCGGCATATCAGATTTTGAAAAAAATCAGCGGTAAGGACTACAGGGATACCGATCTTGAGTCATGGAAAGCCTGGGCCGATTCCGTTCAGGTCACGAATGAATAG